From Diospyros lotus cultivar Yz01 chromosome 4, ASM1463336v1, whole genome shotgun sequence, a single genomic window includes:
- the LOC127798945 gene encoding uncharacterized protein LOC127798945, with protein METLSVGRLVLLLFFVTFVLFPKHPCGSHDDGGSMKKTKMMKWDHHEGGEKIHLEFCVKDKCTEGPCWCCRILGRTDCYGDLVDCEAHCPTFPPADPSALIN; from the exons ATGGAGACTCTCAGCGTGGGTCGTCTggttcttctcctcttcttcgtCACCTTCGTCCTCTTCCCTAAACACCCAT GTGGTAGCCATGATGATGGCGGCAGCATGAAGAAGACAAAGATGATGAAGTGGGATCATCATGAGGGAGGGGAGAAAATACATCTGGAGTTCTGCGTGAAGGACAAGTGCACAGAGGGTCCATGCTGGTGTTGCAGGATACTAGGCCGCACGGATTGTTATGGTGATCTAGTTGATTGCGAGGCCCACTGTCCTACTTTT